From the genome of Winogradskyella forsetii, one region includes:
- a CDS encoding response regulator transcription factor: MEEQNKKILLVEDDPNFGTVLKDYLMMNDYDVVHAKNGMEGFEKFKKDDYDLCILDVMMPYKDGFTLAKEIREKNTDVPIIFLTAKAMKEDVLKGYKVGADDYLNKPFDSEVLLMKIKAIMQRKATDTVADSKQFEFKIGRFDLNSKLRFLKFDGGDPEKLSPKENELLRLLALHENDLMPRELALTKIWRDDNYFTSRSMDVYIAKLRKYLKPDPNVEILNIHGEGFRLVVNGDN; the protein is encoded by the coding sequence ATGGAAGAACAAAATAAAAAAATACTTTTAGTTGAAGACGATCCAAATTTTGGAACGGTGTTAAAAGATTATTTAATGATGAACGATTATGATGTAGTCCATGCTAAAAATGGTATGGAAGGATTTGAAAAGTTCAAAAAGGACGATTACGACCTTTGCATTTTAGACGTTATGATGCCTTACAAAGATGGTTTTACCTTAGCGAAAGAAATACGTGAAAAAAATACGGATGTGCCAATCATTTTCCTAACCGCAAAGGCGATGAAAGAAGATGTGCTTAAAGGGTACAAAGTAGGGGCGGACGACTATCTCAATAAACCGTTTGACAGTGAGGTGTTATTGATGAAAATCAAAGCGATAATGCAACGCAAAGCAACGGATACTGTTGCAGATAGTAAACAATTTGAATTTAAGATCGGTCGTTTTGACCTCAATTCTAAACTGCGTTTCTTAAAATTTGATGGTGGAGATCCTGAAAAACTATCTCCAAAAGAAAACGAATTGTTACGTTTGTTGGCATTGCACGAAAATGATTTAATGCCAAGGGAATTAGCGCTTACCAAAATATGGAGAGACGATAATTATTTTACCTCTCGTAGTATGGACGTTTACATTGCTAAATTGCGAAAATACTTAAAACCAGATCCTAATGTTGAAATTTTGAATATCCATGGTGAAGGCTTTAGGTTGGTTGTTAATGGAGATAACTAA
- a CDS encoding ion transporter, translated as MEPYDKHNWKTKLHEIIYEADTPAGKLFDVVLLIAIVASIILVMLESIKSFDLRFHSFLNISEWIITILFTIEYFLRIITVKKPLKYITSFYGIIDLLSTIPKYLSLIFIGTHALVALRALRLLRIFRILKLVRFMGASNQLASAIKASRAKISVFLFAVIIAATIFGTIMYLVEGEENGFDNIPKSVYWCIVTLTTVGFGDIAPQTALGQFIATLIMILGYGIIAVPTGIVSAEYTKASENDTNKKKLSDEEYKHVKNVTLNTQTCMNCLATKHQDDAEFCHKCGFQLHHD; from the coding sequence ATGGAACCTTACGATAAACACAATTGGAAAACAAAACTTCATGAAATCATTTACGAAGCGGATACGCCTGCGGGAAAATTATTCGATGTCGTTCTTCTCATAGCTATCGTTGCCAGCATTATTCTAGTAATGTTGGAAAGTATTAAAAGCTTTGATCTCAGGTTTCATTCATTTTTGAATATCTCTGAATGGATCATTACCATCTTATTTACTATTGAGTACTTCTTGAGAATTATAACCGTAAAGAAACCTTTAAAATATATTACGAGTTTTTACGGCATCATCGATTTACTATCCACAATCCCTAAGTATTTATCACTTATATTTATCGGTACGCATGCCTTGGTTGCTTTAAGGGCTTTGCGGTTATTGAGAATTTTTAGAATTCTTAAATTGGTGCGTTTTATGGGTGCTTCCAATCAATTGGCAAGTGCTATTAAGGCCAGTAGAGCAAAAATTTCGGTCTTCTTGTTTGCTGTAATTATTGCAGCGACAATTTTTGGCACCATTATGTATTTGGTAGAAGGTGAAGAAAATGGGTTTGATAATATTCCTAAAAGTGTTTATTGGTGTATCGTAACCTTGACCACAGTTGGTTTTGGAGATATTGCGCCTCAAACTGCATTAGGACAATTTATTGCCACGCTAATCATGATTTTAGGTTATGGTATTATAGCCGTACCAACAGGTATTGTATCTGCTGAATATACCAAAGCTTCAGAAAATGATACGAATAAGAAAAAATTATCTGACGAAGAATATAAGCATGTTAAGAATGTGACATTAAATACCCAGACCTGCATGAATTGTTTGGCTACAAAGCATCAAGATGATGCTGAATTCTGTCATAAATGTGGATTTCAATTACACCATGACTAA
- a CDS encoding YbbR-like domain-containing protein, translating into MNSKKKLHIRDHFKKKSVQRFSLFFAIAFVFLIISKLSNDYKQTIKLKVSLVNVDDEILIKNDSANYINAYVEAKGFSLLPLMFKSSKALLVDSKSEVILQPNHFKFDVQKHRYLIENQLSNAFELISLMPDSLLIAYSKRASKLVPVRLKKNIGYAVGYDLKGDFEFNVDSVKIVGAASEVNKIVSISTEELVETDVKSDIKKTIKLDISNFENIEIFPKEVSVRGKVARFTEGTAEVPITIRNQPQNITINYFPKTVNVSYYVDLENYNGIKNSDFKVECDYADLEAEQTFLIPKVVKKPDFVKHVNIKQKRIDFIKL; encoded by the coding sequence ATGAATTCTAAGAAAAAATTGCATATACGAGATCACTTTAAGAAGAAAAGCGTTCAGCGCTTTAGTCTTTTCTTTGCCATTGCATTTGTATTTTTAATCATTTCAAAACTGTCTAACGATTACAAACAAACCATAAAACTAAAAGTTAGTTTGGTTAATGTCGATGACGAAATTTTGATAAAAAATGATTCAGCCAATTATATCAATGCCTATGTTGAAGCTAAAGGTTTTTCTTTGCTACCATTAATGTTCAAGAGTTCTAAGGCACTTTTAGTAGATTCCAAAAGTGAAGTGATTTTACAACCTAATCATTTTAAGTTCGATGTTCAAAAACACAGGTATCTTATCGAAAATCAATTGAGTAATGCCTTTGAGCTGATTTCATTGATGCCAGACTCGCTTTTGATAGCGTATTCTAAACGGGCTTCAAAATTAGTTCCAGTCAGACTTAAAAAAAATATTGGCTATGCTGTAGGTTATGATTTAAAGGGTGATTTTGAATTTAACGTCGATAGTGTAAAAATTGTCGGTGCTGCTTCTGAGGTTAATAAAATTGTTTCAATTTCTACTGAAGAATTAGTTGAAACTGACGTAAAGAGTGATATCAAAAAAACGATAAAACTGGATATTTCAAATTTTGAAAATATTGAAATTTTTCCGAAAGAAGTTTCTGTACGTGGTAAGGTTGCTCGGTTTACTGAAGGAACAGCCGAAGTACCAATTACCATCAGAAATCAGCCTCAAAATATCACCATCAATTATTTTCCTAAAACCGTGAACGTTTCCTACTATGTAGATTTAGAAAATTATAATGGAATAAAAAATTCAGATTTTAAAGTTGAGTGTGATTATGCAGACTTAGAAGCTGAACAAACCTTTTTAATACCAAAGGTGGTTAAAAAACCAGATTTTGTAAAGCATGTTAATATCAAACAAAAACGAATCGATTTTATAAAATTATAA
- a CDS encoding T9SS type A sorting domain-containing protein: MKKITFLFLTLMISSFTWAQCGPGGGQFPSSVITVDADGDLTGISTCNYTTEFSAVDGIVAGNEYEVSITLAGVDLYVTVENAADDSVIDHGASPFTFIAPAGVTGLHLNWSEDASCTYVGSGCRVTTIQDLTAAADACPAPEDFEVSNIMDTTADLSWTDSGVVTVDFNVEVYLAGESAADANTPVFSNANVVGTTVSITGLSESTDYDAYITANCSGATTTSELVGAESFTTTASCSDVTDLDVENVASTSVDVTFTPGTGNDSFLVEVYLDGESAADSDTPVYSNASATGSPENVTGLSITTDYDVYVTGFCDATATALVGPESFTTLTTPPTNDECADAIALTVNAGYECGTVTPGTTLGATASSEDDAGTSGTPNNDVWFSFVATSTDHRVSLLNVTDVPDQAPTSTDMGMAVYDATGGCAGLVFVDTSDPNTLNLTDLTVATTYYVRVYGWSSSIAFTAQATFDICIGTQPTNTVDFCNLQFPNSGAISEGDNFEAYAQVFEAGVTEPAGQVDNIEAWIGYNTTDATTTADFETGWTWVVADYNSDNGNNDEYFAEIGSGLDPDTYYYVSRFSIEDGPFTYGGINPGSSDGNFWDGTNYVSGELVVSPPPVPDNDLFADAIVIDCGSIITGTTLGATQDEADAPDDTTVETNTAADNDSPWVWYSFTGTGASEIVTLSTCGTANTNFDTEIFVYTGTSGSLTLIDDGYDECGGASENYAAETSFTSDGTTTYYVAIGGYQVDDVGNFQLTVSCETVCTADAGTITADATPVELTGGTATISATPNGDIVVPTDYDVTYVLTSGADLVIEQAGATPSFDVTAAGDYTIHTLVAETTDNTDPNYLDLSVIVFGTTTGGDVLDIVSANDLCASLDVTGAPIVVLEECLADAGTLTADATPVSLVGGTATISATPNGDIVVPTDYDVTYVLTSGASLVIEQAGATPSFDVTTTGDYTIHTLVAETTDNTDPNYLDLSVIVFGTTTGGDVLTLVGDNDLCASLDVTGAPITVDDNLSIDDVNEALFTYHPNPVKNALTLNAQNTIEQVAVYNMLGQEVLTAMPNSVDSDLDMSNLQTGTYFVKVTISNVTKTIRVIKQ, from the coding sequence ATGAAAAAAATTACATTTTTATTTTTAACATTAATGATTTCGAGTTTTACTTGGGCACAATGTGGTCCAGGTGGAGGTCAATTTCCTTCTAGCGTTATTACTGTTGATGCGGATGGGGACTTAACAGGTATAAGTACTTGTAACTATACCACAGAATTTTCAGCAGTTGATGGCATTGTGGCTGGTAACGAATATGAAGTTTCTATAACTTTGGCAGGTGTAGATCTTTATGTTACTGTAGAGAACGCTGCTGATGATTCAGTTATTGATCACGGTGCAAGTCCATTTACATTTATAGCACCAGCAGGTGTTACGGGTTTACATTTAAATTGGTCAGAAGATGCTTCATGTACATATGTTGGAAGTGGTTGTAGGGTAACTACGATTCAAGATTTAACGGCAGCTGCAGACGCTTGTCCAGCACCAGAAGATTTTGAGGTATCGAATATTATGGATACTACTGCAGATTTATCATGGACAGATAGCGGTGTGGTAACTGTAGATTTCAATGTTGAAGTTTATCTTGCAGGAGAAAGTGCAGCAGATGCTAACACACCAGTTTTTTCAAATGCTAACGTGGTTGGTACAACAGTTTCAATAACTGGGCTTTCTGAATCTACGGATTACGATGCTTATATTACAGCGAATTGTAGTGGAGCAACAACCACTAGTGAGCTGGTTGGTGCAGAATCTTTTACTACCACAGCTTCATGTTCGGATGTTACCGATCTTGATGTAGAAAATGTCGCATCTACCTCTGTTGATGTTACTTTTACACCTGGAACTGGTAATGATAGTTTCCTAGTTGAAGTTTATTTGGACGGCGAAAGTGCTGCAGATTCAGATACACCTGTTTATTCTAACGCTTCGGCTACAGGTTCACCTGAGAATGTTACTGGTTTATCAATAACAACTGATTACGATGTGTACGTTACAGGTTTCTGTGATGCAACTGCAACAGCTTTAGTTGGTCCTGAGTCATTTACTACACTCACCACACCACCTACAAATGACGAATGTGCAGATGCCATTGCATTAACTGTAAATGCGGGTTACGAATGTGGTACGGTAACTCCTGGTACTACTCTTGGTGCAACTGCATCATCTGAGGACGACGCTGGCACAAGTGGTACTCCAAATAATGATGTTTGGTTTAGCTTTGTTGCAACCAGTACTGATCATAGAGTTTCTCTATTAAATGTTACTGACGTTCCTGATCAAGCACCTACTTCTACAGATATGGGAATGGCAGTTTATGATGCAACTGGTGGTTGTGCTGGCCTTGTGTTTGTGGATACTTCAGATCCTAACACGCTAAATTTAACAGACCTTACCGTTGCTACTACTTATTATGTTAGAGTATATGGTTGGTCATCGTCAATTGCATTTACAGCGCAAGCAACTTTTGATATATGCATTGGTACACAACCAACGAATACGGTTGATTTTTGTAACTTACAATTTCCAAATTCTGGAGCTATTTCAGAAGGAGATAATTTTGAAGCCTACGCCCAAGTATTTGAGGCAGGCGTTACTGAACCAGCGGGTCAAGTTGATAATATTGAAGCTTGGATAGGTTACAATACAACAGATGCCACAACTACAGCTGATTTTGAAACAGGTTGGACATGGGTTGTTGCGGATTATAATTCTGACAATGGTAATAATGACGAATATTTTGCAGAAATAGGTTCTGGTTTAGATCCAGATACATATTATTACGTCAGTAGATTTAGTATTGAGGACGGACCTTTTACATATGGTGGTATTAACCCAGGAAGTTCAGATGGAAATTTTTGGGATGGTACAAATTACGTTTCTGGTGAGTTGGTAGTTTCTCCGCCACCTGTTCCAGATAATGATTTATTTGCGGATGCCATAGTTATCGATTGTGGAAGTATAATAACTGGTACTACCTTAGGCGCAACTCAAGACGAAGCAGATGCACCAGATGATACTACAGTTGAGACTAATACAGCTGCTGATAACGACTCCCCTTGGGTTTGGTACTCTTTCACTGGTACAGGAGCATCAGAGATTGTGACCTTATCTACATGTGGTACTGCTAATACAAATTTTGATACGGAAATTTTTGTTTATACTGGTACTTCTGGGTCATTAACTTTAATTGATGATGGTTATGACGAATGTGGTGGAGCTTCTGAAAATTATGCAGCAGAAACATCTTTTACATCAGATGGTACAACAACATATTATGTAGCGATAGGAGGTTATCAGGTAGATGATGTTGGTAATTTTCAATTGACTGTATCCTGTGAAACAGTATGTACAGCAGACGCAGGGACTATAACTGCAGATGCAACACCAGTTGAATTGACCGGTGGTACAGCAACAATAAGTGCAACGCCAAACGGTGATATCGTAGTACCAACAGATTATGATGTAACCTATGTATTAACATCTGGTGCTGATTTAGTAATCGAGCAAGCAGGTGCAACACCTAGTTTTGATGTTACAGCTGCTGGAGACTATACAATTCATACGTTAGTAGCAGAAACTACTGATAATACGGATCCTAACTATTTAGACCTAAGTGTTATTGTTTTTGGAACGACAACTGGAGGTGATGTTTTAGATATTGTAAGTGCAAATGATTTATGTGCATCTCTAGATGTAACTGGGGCACCAATTGTAGTGTTAGAAGAATGTCTAGCAGATGCAGGTACTCTAACGGCTGACGCAACTCCAGTATCATTAGTAGGTGGTACAGCTACAATAAGTGCAACACCGAATGGAGATATCGTAGTACCGACGGATTACGATGTAACTTACGTACTGACATCTGGAGCAAGTTTAGTAATCGAGCAAGCAGGTGCAACACCTAGTTTTGATGTGACAACTACTGGAGACTATACAATTCACACTTTAGTTGCAGAGACCACAGATAATACAGATCCTAACTATTTAGATCTAAGTGTTATTGTTTTTGGAACGACAACTGGTGGTGATGTATTAACGCTAGTGGGCGATAATGACCTATGTGCGTCTTTAGATGTTACAGGAGCTCCAATTACTGTAGATGACAATTTAAGTATTGATGATGTTAATGAGGCTTTATTCACATACCATCCAAACCCAGTTAAAAATGCATTGACATTAAATGCTCAGAATACTATAGAGCAAGTAGCAGTGTATAACATGCTAGGTCAAGAAGTATTGACAGCTATGCCTAATTCAGTAGATAGTGATTTAGATATGTCTAACTTACAAACTGGTACTTATTTTGTTAAAGTAACTATTTCTAATGTTACTAAGACAATTAGAGTGATTAAGCAATAG
- a CDS encoding VanZ family protein, giving the protein MNKVLKGITIALVIFIFWIINKANKGAPNVFIEFSNSIYYGDKIGHFFIYGILTLLANLVFKNRSVFSSQNVPLGSVLVSVFVLVEELSQIYFPKRNLDIIDLIADALGILCFTLIGNFLFNKGYVKYKKAESR; this is encoded by the coding sequence ATGAATAAGGTATTAAAAGGGATTACAATAGCGTTAGTTATTTTTATATTTTGGATAATAAATAAAGCCAATAAAGGGGCGCCAAATGTATTTATTGAATTTTCAAATTCTATTTATTATGGTGATAAAATAGGTCATTTTTTTATCTATGGAATTTTAACTTTACTAGCTAATCTGGTATTTAAAAACAGGTCAGTATTCTCGAGTCAAAATGTACCACTTGGATCCGTACTTGTATCTGTATTTGTGCTAGTCGAAGAATTGAGTCAGATATATTTTCCTAAGCGTAATTTAGACATAATAGACCTCATTGCCGACGCTTTAGGAATTTTGTGTTTTACCTTAATTGGAAATTTTCTATTTAATAAAGGCTATGTCAAATATAAAAAGGCTGAAAGCCGCTAA
- a CDS encoding sensor histidine kinase, whose translation MGKKLFVLLIVLMSLSLIGIIFVQSYFINNSIENENKNFTLSVKRSLSYVSKSIADYEFRDYFERLQPYLNNDNKADTSIIKQLFITDEDDINDKTIIHRNTVLEERFRVPSMFIEIDADSFNISKLYSERVTETYNTTTIDGVRRIDPEKRLREYSSLGALDKQMYEDTFKSFLKDKPVYKRISKQQVETLLKRELEDEGINLDFEFAIYDNDLATKVQSDNFEYVDPYGIPVFLDNNNESSYKLLVDFPDRKKYLLSSILWMIVLSIIFTSIIIIAYTSAIYQLIKQRQISQIKTDFINNMTHEFKTPIATINLALDSIKNPKILSDQEKVLRYLGMIKEENKRMHAQVENVLRISKLDKNELNISKERHELHDLVEDAITHVELIVEDRKGYVKAHLDAEHSSVLANETHFTNVIVNILDNAIKYSDDAPKIDVYTENVGNSILLKIADQGNGMSKAVAKRVFEKFYREHTGNVHNVKGHGLGLAYVKRIVDDHQGHISVESEKGKGSTFIVKMPLIS comes from the coding sequence ATGGGCAAAAAGCTATTCGTGTTATTGATAGTCTTAATGAGTTTATCGCTCATAGGAATTATTTTTGTACAATCATATTTTATAAATAATAGTATAGAAAATGAGAACAAAAACTTTACGCTGAGTGTAAAACGGTCGTTAAGTTATGTGTCTAAATCCATTGCGGACTATGAGTTCAGGGACTATTTTGAGAGGCTCCAACCTTATTTAAACAACGATAATAAGGCAGACACGTCTATAATAAAACAATTATTTATTACGGATGAAGATGATATCAACGACAAAACCATTATACATCGTAATACCGTTTTAGAAGAGCGTTTTAGAGTGCCATCCATGTTCATTGAAATTGATGCAGATAGTTTTAATATCAGTAAATTGTATAGTGAGCGTGTTACAGAAACGTATAACACAACCACCATTGATGGAGTTAGACGAATAGATCCGGAAAAGCGATTAAGGGAATATTCTTCACTGGGAGCACTGGATAAGCAAATGTATGAGGATACTTTTAAATCTTTTTTAAAGGATAAGCCGGTTTATAAAAGAATTTCGAAACAACAAGTTGAAACTTTATTAAAGCGTGAGTTAGAAGATGAAGGTATAAATCTTGATTTCGAATTTGCCATCTATGACAATGATTTGGCAACTAAAGTTCAATCCGATAATTTTGAATATGTAGATCCTTATGGAATACCTGTTTTTTTAGACAATAATAACGAAAGCAGTTATAAGCTTTTAGTTGATTTTCCGGATCGGAAAAAGTATTTGTTATCGTCAATTTTATGGATGATTGTACTTTCAATCATATTTACCAGTATTATAATTATTGCTTATACCAGTGCGATTTATCAGTTAATTAAACAACGGCAAATATCGCAGATTAAAACTGATTTTATTAATAATATGACCCATGAGTTTAAAACACCGATTGCGACTATTAACTTGGCTTTAGACTCCATAAAGAATCCTAAGATACTTAGTGACCAAGAAAAGGTATTGCGTTACTTGGGAATGATAAAAGAAGAAAACAAACGTATGCATGCCCAAGTGGAAAATGTATTGCGTATATCTAAGTTAGATAAAAACGAACTGAATATAAGTAAGGAACGGCATGAGTTGCACGACTTAGTTGAAGATGCGATTACTCATGTAGAACTTATAGTTGAGGATCGAAAAGGCTATGTTAAAGCACATTTGGATGCTGAACATTCATCGGTTTTGGCAAATGAGACCCATTTTACAAATGTGATCGTCAATATTTTGGACAATGCTATAAAATATTCAGACGATGCACCAAAAATTGACGTATATACCGAAAATGTTGGTAATAGCATTCTATTAAAAATAGCCGACCAAGGCAATGGAATGTCTAAAGCAGTTGCTAAGCGTGTGTTCGAAAAATTTTATAGAGAGCACACAGGAAATGTCCATAATGTGAAAGGACATGGATTAGGTTTGGCTTACGTGAAAAGAATAGTAGATGACCATCAAGGTCATATATCAGTAGAAAGTGAAAAAGGAAAAGGCAGTACTTTTATTGTAAAGATGCCGTTAATATCATAA
- the coaE gene encoding dephospho-CoA kinase (Dephospho-CoA kinase (CoaE) performs the final step in coenzyme A biosynthesis.), whose protein sequence is MVVVGLTGGIGSGKTTILNYFQSLGVPIYIADAEAKALMNRSKVIKRKLIELFGKEAYKDGQLNRPYLSSKIFNDKRLLSRMNTIVHPKVASHFKRWLKKQNTEYVIKEAAIIFENNLENQYNYIITVVANEDLRISRVMKRDAVSKEKVKSIIKNQLSDADKIEKSDFVIYNNDLEEAKIQAYEIHKNILKKIKP, encoded by the coding sequence ATGGTAGTAGTTGGACTAACAGGAGGTATAGGGAGTGGGAAGACAACAATTCTTAACTATTTTCAATCATTAGGAGTACCTATTTATATCGCAGACGCTGAGGCCAAGGCTTTAATGAACCGTTCAAAGGTTATTAAAAGAAAATTGATTGAGTTATTTGGTAAAGAGGCGTACAAAGATGGTCAGTTGAATAGACCGTACTTATCTTCAAAAATTTTTAATGATAAGCGTTTACTTTCTAGAATGAACACCATCGTTCACCCAAAAGTAGCATCACATTTTAAGCGTTGGCTAAAAAAACAAAACACCGAATATGTCATAAAAGAGGCGGCAATCATTTTTGAAAATAATTTAGAAAATCAATACAACTATATCATTACAGTCGTTGCCAACGAGGATTTAAGAATTAGCCGTGTTATGAAACGCGATGCTGTCTCAAAAGAAAAAGTGAAGTCCATCATAAAAAATCAGCTATCTGATGCTGATAAGATTGAAAAATCTGATTTTGTTATTTATAATAATGATTTGGAAGAGGCTAAAATACAGGCCTATGAGATTCATAAAAACATTCTCAAAAAAATAAAGCCATAA
- the miaA gene encoding tRNA (adenosine(37)-N6)-dimethylallyltransferase MiaA codes for MMLNSVINVDFNYTMTKVLISIVGPTAIGKTALSIKLAQHFNAEIISADSRQFYKEMSIGTAVPFEEELNAAPHHFIQNKSIEDDYNVGDFERDAIAKISVLHEKNPIVVMVGGSGLYVKAVTKGLDYFPEAEPHIRTDLNLQLEEKGLIHLQEQLKSLDSVAYETIAIDNPQRVIRALEICISTGKPYSSFLTNPEKNRNFKTISIGLYAKRSTIYDRINQRVDLMLENGLLAEVKSLTPYKHHNALNTVGYKELFQFIDGHWTLEFAISEIKKNTRRFAKRQLTWFRKDDSIAWFDFETDVDEIINHISSQLN; via the coding sequence ATGATGCTGAATTCTGTCATAAATGTGGATTTCAATTACACCATGACTAAAGTTCTTATTTCCATAGTTGGCCCAACTGCTATTGGTAAAACCGCTTTGAGTATCAAATTAGCTCAACATTTTAATGCCGAAATTATTTCGGCAGATTCACGTCAATTTTATAAAGAAATGTCTATTGGAACGGCTGTTCCATTTGAAGAGGAGTTAAATGCGGCTCCACACCATTTTATTCAGAACAAATCCATTGAAGATGATTATAATGTTGGCGATTTTGAACGTGATGCTATTGCTAAAATTAGTGTTTTGCATGAAAAAAATCCTATAGTTGTCATGGTTGGTGGTTCTGGATTATACGTTAAAGCAGTAACTAAAGGCTTGGATTACTTTCCTGAAGCTGAACCTCATATTAGAACAGATCTCAATCTTCAACTTGAAGAAAAAGGGCTCATCCATTTGCAAGAACAGCTAAAGTCATTAGATTCAGTAGCCTATGAAACTATTGCAATAGATAACCCACAAAGGGTTATTAGAGCTTTAGAAATTTGTATAAGCACTGGTAAACCATATTCATCTTTTCTTACCAACCCTGAAAAAAATCGAAATTTTAAAACGATTTCTATTGGACTATATGCTAAACGTTCCACTATTTACGATAGAATCAATCAACGTGTAGATTTAATGCTTGAAAACGGTTTGTTGGCTGAAGTAAAATCACTTACACCATACAAACATCACAATGCTTTAAACACGGTTGGTTATAAGGAATTATTTCAATTTATTGATGGCCATTGGACTTTAGAATTTGCAATTTCCGAAATTAAAAAGAATACCAGGCGTTTCGCCAAAAGACAACTCACTTGGTTCAGAAAAGACGATTCCATTGCATGGTTTGATTTTGAAACTGATGTTGATGAGATTATAAATCACATTAGTTCGCAGCTTAACTAG
- a CDS encoding glycosyltransferase, which produces MKAIDFSFIIPVYNRPDEVRELLESFSNLEGQHDYEIVIVEDGSSETSEPVIEKFNDELNISYYFKPNSGPGDSRNYGMQKAKGNYFIILDSDVLLPSNYLTAVKNFLSHSYYDCFGGPDAAHASFSNLQKAINFAMTSFITTGGIRGGKQKIDEFQPRSFNMGLSKKAFLASGGFGKIHPGEDPDLSLRLHQLGYKTTLIETAIVFHKRRVSWSKFYKQVHKFGMVRPILNQWHPNSKSMVYWFPTVFSLGFIASILLLLFHINFPLYLYGFYFSLAFILALISNQNIVVAFQALLAIFIQFFGYGYGFLKSTFYLVVLGRKPETSFPQLFF; this is translated from the coding sequence ATGAAAGCCATTGATTTTTCTTTTATCATTCCAGTTTATAACAGACCTGATGAGGTTAGGGAACTTTTAGAAAGTTTTTCAAATCTTGAAGGTCAGCACGATTATGAAATTGTGATTGTGGAGGATGGATCTTCGGAGACCTCTGAACCGGTCATTGAGAAATTTAATGATGAACTGAATATTTCTTATTACTTTAAACCAAATTCGGGTCCAGGAGATTCTAGGAATTATGGCATGCAAAAAGCGAAGGGAAACTATTTTATTATTTTGGATTCAGACGTTTTGTTGCCTTCAAATTATTTAACTGCAGTGAAAAATTTTCTGTCTCATTCTTACTACGATTGTTTTGGTGGACCAGATGCGGCACATGCTTCATTTTCTAATCTTCAAAAGGCCATAAACTTCGCAATGACGTCGTTTATAACTACAGGAGGGATCAGAGGAGGTAAGCAAAAAATAGACGAATTTCAACCTCGTAGTTTTAATATGGGTTTATCAAAAAAAGCATTTTTGGCTTCAGGTGGATTTGGGAAAATTCATCCTGGTGAAGATCCAGATTTATCCTTACGCTTGCACCAATTAGGATATAAAACAACACTTATAGAAACCGCTATTGTATTTCATAAGCGTCGTGTTTCATGGTCTAAATTTTATAAGCAAGTTCATAAATTTGGAATGGTAAGGCCGATTCTAAATCAATGGCATCCCAATTCAAAAAGTATGGTGTATTGGTTTCCTACCGTATTTAGTTTAGGGTTTATAGCTTCAATCCTTTTGTTGCTGTTTCATATTAATTTTCCATTATATTTATATGGGTTTTATTTTTCACTCGCTTTTATTTTGGCTTTAATTTCAAATCAAAATATAGTAGTAGCATTTCAGGCGTTGTTGGCTATATTTATCCAATTTTTTGGATATGGCTACGGGTTTTTGAAATCAACATTTTATTTGGTGGTCTTAGGTCGAAAACCTGAGACTTCATTTCCTCAACTGTTTTTCTAA